A stretch of Episyrphus balteatus chromosome 2, idEpiBalt1.1, whole genome shotgun sequence DNA encodes these proteins:
- the LOC129911470 gene encoding annexin B10, which yields MDYKPIPTVVPASPFDAAADGQALRAAMKGFGTDEQAIIDILCARSNTQRQEIKAYFLHEYGRDLIDDLKSELGGKFEDVIIGLMMPPVEYLCKQLHKAMDGIGTNEETLVEILCTKSNEEIAQIVTAYEDKYERPLAEHMCSETSGHFRRLLTLIVTGVRNPAGSVDPEKAKEQAEQLYAAGEAKLGTDEQVFNRIMAHESFAQLRLIFEEYKQLSGMTLEQAIKHEMSGELHEAMMAIVECAQSPPAFFAKCLFKAMDGAGTDDRTLIRIIICRSEIDLGNIKEEFERLYNRTLVSAVRSETSGDYKRALCALIGGA from the exons ATGGATTATAAG CCTATCCCAACTGTTGTCCCAGCTTCGCCTTTTGATGCTGCTGCCGATGGCCAAGCCCTTCGCGCCGCCATGAAAGGTTTTGGTACCGATGAACAAGCTATCATTGACATTCTCTGCGCTCGTTCAAACACTCAGCGTCAAGAAATCAAAGCCTACTTTCTCCACGAATACGGACGAGATTTAATTGACGATTTGAAAAGTGAACTTGGTGGCAAATTCGAAGATGTCATCATTGGTCTAATGATGCCACCAGTCGAATACTTATGCAAACAACTTCATAAAGCCATGGATGGCATTGGCACTAATGAAGAAACACTCGTCGAAATACTTTGTACAAAATCCAATGAAGAAATTGCACAAATCGTAACGGCTTATGAAGATAAATATGAACGTCCATTGGCTGAACATATGTGCAGTGAAACATCGGGACATTTTAGACGTTTGTTAACTTTGATTGTGACAGGGGTACGTAATCCAGCTGGAAGTGTTGATCCGGAAAAGGCAAAAGAACAAGCTGAACAACTTTATGCTGCTGGAGAAGCTAAATTGGGCACCGATGAGCAGGTTTTCAATCGGATTATGGCTCATGAGAGTTTCGCTCAGTTGCGATTGATCTTTGAAGAGTATAAACAACTTTCAGGAATGACTTTGGAGCAAGCTATTAAACACGAAATGAGTGGTGAATTGCATGAAGCTATGATGGCTATTG ttGAATGTGCTCAATCACCACCAGCATTCTTTGCCAAATGTCTCTTCAAAGCTATGGATGGTGCTGGCACCGATGATCGAACACTTATTCGTATTATTATTTGTCGATCGGAAATCGATTTGGGAAATATTAAGGAGGAATTTGAACGATTGTATAATAGGACTTTGGTTAGCGCTGTTCGG tCAGAGACATCTGGTGATTACAAACGTGCATTATGTGCCCTTATTGGAGGTGCATAA